From Arachis stenosperma cultivar V10309 chromosome 2, arast.V10309.gnm1.PFL2, whole genome shotgun sequence, one genomic window encodes:
- the LOC130961056 gene encoding phosphatidylinositol 4-phosphate 5-kinase 9-like, producing MSGPVATVDNLDGAVISAERTKSLDAISEVDVSSLLRNGESSGHSSEIVGFRVGEVLLPNGESYSGSLLGNMPEGRGKYVWSDGCVYDGEWRRGMRNGNGRLQWPSGTVYEGEFSGGYIHGTGTYIGSDSLTYKGRWRLNLKHGLGYQVYPNGDIFEGSWIQGTPEGPGKYTWANGNVYLGNMKGGKMSGKGTLTWINGDSFEGSWLDGMMHGLGVYTWSDGGCYVGTWTRGLKDGKGTFYPKGSCLPSAQEVYLNALRKRGLLPDLRRQKQAHIHHASSVDMGNVKVSGDNQSSSLVSSDKLAKGSLLNIEQSRSKNISLERRWSLEVSIEKVIAHDSTDSILEGSEKIPILEREYMQGVLISEVVLNNSFSNLSRRAKRLQKKLAREIKRPGEAIIKGHRSYDLMLSLQLGIRYTVGKITPIQRREVRASDFGPRASFWMNFPKEGSQLTPPHQSDDFKWKDYCPMVFRNLRELFKIDAADYMMSICGNDALRELSSPGKSGSVFFLSQDDRFMIKTLRRSEVKVLLRMLPDYHHHVKSYDNTLITKFFGLHRIIPSSGQKFRFVVMGNMFCTELRIHRRFDLKGSSLGRSSDKIEIDENTTLKDLDLNYCFYLEPSWRQSLLKQIEIDSKFLEAQHIMDYSLLLGVHYRAPQHLRPLTSYNRSITADGLASLAEEDPLEDEVSSYPQSLVLVPRGSDDNSVVVGSHIRGSRLRASAAGDEEVDLLLPGTARLQIQLGVNMPARAEQIPGKEEMQTFHEAYDVVLYLGIIDILQDYNMSKKIEHAYKSIQFDSISISAVDPGFYSRRFLDFIQKVFPPNETLAG from the exons ATGTCTGGCCCTGTGGCCACAGTTGATAATTTGGATGGAGCAGTTATCTCTGCAGAGAGAACAAAGTCTCTTGATGCCATTTCCGAGGTAGACGTGTCGTCCTTATTGAGAAACGGTGAAAGCAGTGGTCATTCATCTGAGATAGTTGGGTTTAGAGTTGGGGAAGTCTTGCTTCCTAATGGAGAGTCATATTCCGGGTCCCTTCTCGGCAACATGCCGGAGGGTAGGGGTAAGTATGTATGGTCAGATGGATGTGTATATGATGGTGAGTGGAGAAGGGGGATGAGGAATGGAAATGGAAGGTTACAATGGCCTTCTGGCACGGTTTATGAGGGTGAATTCTCCGGTGGCTATATCCATGGTACAGGAACATATATTGGTTCGGATAGTCTTACCTACAAAGGGCGGTGGCGATTGAATCTTAAGCATGGACTTGGTTATCAAGTTTATCCTAATGGAGACATCTTTGAAGGGTCTTGGATCCAAGGAACGCCAGAGGGGCCGGGGAAGTATACTTGGGCGAATGGGAATGTCTATTTAGGGAATATGAAAGGTGGGAAAATGTCAGGGAAAGGAACTTTGACATGGATCAATGGAGACTCATTTGAAGGAAGCTGGTTGGATGGTATGATGCATGGTCTTGGAGTTTATACTTGGAGTGACGGCGGCTGCTATGTTGGGACCTGGACGAGAGGTTTGAAAGACGGCAAAGGAACCTTTTATCCGAAAGGTAGCTGTCTGCCGTCGGCACAAGAGGTTTATCTGAATGCCTTGAGGAAAAGAGGACTATTGCCGGATTTGAGGAGGCAGAAACAGGCTCATATTCATCATGCTTCTTCGGTTGATATGGGAAATGTCAAGGTCAGTGGTGATAATCAGAGTTCTAGCCTTGTTTCGTCCGATAAGCTTGCCAAAGGGAGTCTATTAAACATTGAACAATCGCGCAGCAAGAATATCTCTCTCGAAAGGCGATGGAGTCTTGAGGTGTCTATTGAGAAAGTAATAGCCCATGATTCAACCGATTCTATATTGGAAGGTAGTGAAAAGATCCCCATTTTGGAGCGCGAGTATATGCAAGGTGTATTAATAAGTGAGGTAGTTTTAAATAACAGCTTTTCGAATTTGTCTAGAAGGGCAAAACGGCTGCAGAAGAAGCTCGCCAGAGAGATTAAAAGACCCGGTGAAGCCATCATTAAAGGTCACCGGAGCTATGATCTGATGCTTAGTCTGCAGCTTGGAATAAG GTATACTGTGGGAAAGATTACCCCGATACAGAGGCGAGAAGTTCGAGCATCGGATTTCGGTCCTAGAGCAAGTTTTTGGATGAATTTTCCTAAAGAAGGTTCTCAGTTAACTCCTCCTCATCAATCTGATGACTTCAAATGGAAAGATTATTGCCCAATGGTGTTCAG AAACTTGAGGGAGTTGTTCAAGATTGATGCTGCTGACTATATGATGTCGATCTGCGGAAACGATGCTCTGAGGGAACTATCATCTCCGGGGAAAAGTGGTAGTGTCTTTTTCCTGTCTCAGGATGATCGTTTCATGATCAAGACGCTTCGAAGATCTGAAGTAAAG GTTCTTCTAAGAATGCTTCCGGACTATCATCATCACGTGAAGTCATACGATAATACCCTCATCACGAAATTCTTCGGTCTGCACCGAATTATACCTTCGAGTGGTCAAAAG TTTCGCTTTGTTGTGATGGGAAATATGTTTTGTACAGAGCTAAGGATCCATAggagatttgatttgaaaggTTCATCCCTCGGACGCTCTTCGGACAAGATAGAAATCGATGAGAATACAACTTTGAAAGATTTGGATCTCAACTACTGCTTCTATTTGGAACCTTCTTGGCGCCAGTCTTTGCTAAA GCAGATTGAGATCGACAGCAAGTTCTTGGAAGCACAGCATATAATGGATTACAGCCTTCTACTCGGCGTTCATTATCGAGCTCCACAGCATCTCCGTCCTCTCACATCATACAACCGTAGCATAACTGCTGATGGATTAGCAAGTCTTGCTGAGGAAG ATCCTCTAGAGGATGAAGTATCAAGCTATCCCCAAAGCCTTGTTTTGGTCCCTAGGGGATCAGATGATAACAGTGTTGTTGTAGGATCACACATCAGAGGTAGTCGACTGCGCGCTTCGGCTGCCGGCGATGAGGAGGTGGATCTGCTTCTTCCAGGCACAGCAAG ACTACAAATCCAGTTAGGAGTAAACATGCCAGCAAGGGCAGAGCAAATTCCAGGAAAGGAAGAGATGCAAACATTTCATGAGGCTTATGATGTGGTGCTCTACCTGGGCATAATTGACATTTTACAGGACTACAACATGTCCAAGAAAATTGAACATGCCTACAAATCGATTCAGTTTGATTCGATTTCAATCTCGGCCGTTGATCCCGGATTCTACTCCCGTCGCTTCTTGGACTTCATTCAGAAAGTGTTCCCACCAAATGAAACTCTAGCTGGTTGA